One window from the genome of Gadus morhua chromosome 16, gadMor3.0, whole genome shotgun sequence encodes:
- the LOC115560695 gene encoding caspase-8 isoform X4 encodes MPTSYLAKCSRDQKPKEESLADVFSWLGFQVLMFQDQTASDMARVTKLLADLKYRKRLVELILADLKDMFDAGDRMVPELQSQLLQRLKLVDLKHLFGLLECNLKEWSDGRFTPLSRHRCIRLGHGDAFVCCVLSHGDEDVVSGVDGKTLPIIDITSAFNGEHCPALIGKPKVFFIQACQGPNLHTGWTVDDLPFHWQKPKADKGRQTKKEHHPNEADYLVSKATVAKYPAFRDENTGSYFMQSLCKQLRMGCARGEDILKILVDVNADVSKEDFGQNCSEKQMLKQMPEFRVTLRHALVFSPCFRRET; translated from the exons ATGCCCACTTCATACTTggcaaa ATGCTCCAGAGACCAAAAGCCAAAAGAAG AAAGCCTGGCCGACGTGTTCAGCTGGCTTGGCTTCCAGGTGCTGATGTTTCAGGACCAAACGGCGAGCGACATGGCCCGGGTAACCAAGCTGCTGGCAGACCTGAAGTACCGGAAGAGACTGGTGGAACTGATACTGGCGGACTTGAAGGACATGTTTGACGCAGGGGACCGGATGGTCCCGGAACTTCAGTCTCAGTTACTTCAGAGACTGAAACTGGTGGACCTGAAGCACCTGTTTGGGCTGCTGGAGTGCAATCTGAAGGAGTGGTCCGACGGCAGGTTCACCCCACTGAGCCGGCACCGATGCATTCGTCTGGGGCATGGCGATGCTTTCGTCTGCTGCGTCCTGAGTCACGGTGATGAGGACGTGGTCTCGGGCGTCGACGGCAAGACACTGCCCATCATCGACATCACCTCCGCTTTCAACGGAGAGCACTGCCCGGCTCTGATTGGGAAGCCCAAGGTGTTCTTCATCCAGGCCTGCCAGGGGCCTAACCTCCACACAGGATGGACTGTGGATGACCTGCCGTTTCATTGGCAGAAACCCAAGGCCGACAAAGGAAGGCAGACGAAGAAAGAACATCACCCGAATGAGGCTGATTACCTGGTTTCCAAGGCCACGGTTGCAAAGTACCCAGCATTTAGAGACGAAAACACAGGCAGCTATTTCATGCAGTCTCTGTGTAAGCAGCTTCGCATGGGATGTGCCAG GGGTGAAGATATCTTGAAGATTCTTGTCGATGTAAACGCTGACGTAAGCAAGGAAGATTTTGGTCAAAATTGCTCAGAGAAGCAGATGCTGAAGCAGATGCCTGAATTCAGAGTGACCCTGCGCCACGCCCTTGTGTTCTCGCCTTGTTTCAGGAGAGAAACATAA
- the LOC115560695 gene encoding caspase-8 isoform X2 yields MLNMKTGLLDKILAFFGLCRPRKHAPETKSQKKGGSYINHLSASLLCLEEDKYPLTCKPTGLCLIINNENFQDGTKRSGTQKDAESLADVFSWLGFQVLMFQDQTASDMARVTKLLADLKYRKRLVELILADLKDMFDAGDRMVPELQSQLLQRLKLVDLKHLFGLLECNLKEWSDGRFTPLSRHRCIRLGHGDAFVCCVLSHGDEDVVSGVDGKTLPIIDITSAFNGEHCPALIGKPKVFFIQACQGPNLHTGWTVDDLPFHWQKPKADKGRQTKKEHHPNEADYLVSKATVAKYPAFRDENTGSYFMQSLCKQLRMGCARGEDILKILVDVNADVSKEDFGQNCSEKQMLKQMPEFRVTLRHALVFSPCFRRET; encoded by the exons GGCTACTTGACAAAATCCTGGCTTTCTTCGGATTATGCCGTCCACGTAAAC ATGCTCCAGAGACCAAAAGCCAAAAGAAG GGCGGATCATATATAAACcatctctctgcatctctgctCTGCTTGGAGGAAGACAAATATCCGTTAACCTGCAAACCCACCGGTCTCTGTTTGATCATTAACAACGAGAACTTCCAGGACGGAACTAAAAGAAGTGGAACACAGAAGGACGCCG AAAGCCTGGCCGACGTGTTCAGCTGGCTTGGCTTCCAGGTGCTGATGTTTCAGGACCAAACGGCGAGCGACATGGCCCGGGTAACCAAGCTGCTGGCAGACCTGAAGTACCGGAAGAGACTGGTGGAACTGATACTGGCGGACTTGAAGGACATGTTTGACGCAGGGGACCGGATGGTCCCGGAACTTCAGTCTCAGTTACTTCAGAGACTGAAACTGGTGGACCTGAAGCACCTGTTTGGGCTGCTGGAGTGCAATCTGAAGGAGTGGTCCGACGGCAGGTTCACCCCACTGAGCCGGCACCGATGCATTCGTCTGGGGCATGGCGATGCTTTCGTCTGCTGCGTCCTGAGTCACGGTGATGAGGACGTGGTCTCGGGCGTCGACGGCAAGACACTGCCCATCATCGACATCACCTCCGCTTTCAACGGAGAGCACTGCCCGGCTCTGATTGGGAAGCCCAAGGTGTTCTTCATCCAGGCCTGCCAGGGGCCTAACCTCCACACAGGATGGACTGTGGATGACCTGCCGTTTCATTGGCAGAAACCCAAGGCCGACAAAGGAAGGCAGACGAAGAAAGAACATCACCCGAATGAGGCTGATTACCTGGTTTCCAAGGCCACGGTTGCAAAGTACCCAGCATTTAGAGACGAAAACACAGGCAGCTATTTCATGCAGTCTCTGTGTAAGCAGCTTCGCATGGGATGTGCCAG GGGTGAAGATATCTTGAAGATTCTTGTCGATGTAAACGCTGACGTAAGCAAGGAAGATTTTGGTCAAAATTGCTCAGAGAAGCAGATGCTGAAGCAGATGCCTGAATTCAGAGTGACCCTGCGCCACGCCCTTGTGTTCTCGCCTTGTTTCAGGAGAGAAACATAA
- the LOC115560695 gene encoding caspase-8 isoform X1, with protein MLNMKTGLLDKILAFFGLCRPRKHAPETKSQKKQGGSYINHLSASLLCLEEDKYPLTCKPTGLCLIINNENFQDGTKRSGTQKDAESLADVFSWLGFQVLMFQDQTASDMARVTKLLADLKYRKRLVELILADLKDMFDAGDRMVPELQSQLLQRLKLVDLKHLFGLLECNLKEWSDGRFTPLSRHRCIRLGHGDAFVCCVLSHGDEDVVSGVDGKTLPIIDITSAFNGEHCPALIGKPKVFFIQACQGPNLHTGWTVDDLPFHWQKPKADKGRQTKKEHHPNEADYLVSKATVAKYPAFRDENTGSYFMQSLCKQLRMGCARGEDILKILVDVNADVSKEDFGQNCSEKQMLKQMPEFRVTLRHALVFSPCFRRET; from the exons GGCTACTTGACAAAATCCTGGCTTTCTTCGGATTATGCCGTCCACGTAAAC ATGCTCCAGAGACCAAAAGCCAAAAGAAG CAGGGCGGATCATATATAAACcatctctctgcatctctgctCTGCTTGGAGGAAGACAAATATCCGTTAACCTGCAAACCCACCGGTCTCTGTTTGATCATTAACAACGAGAACTTCCAGGACGGAACTAAAAGAAGTGGAACACAGAAGGACGCCG AAAGCCTGGCCGACGTGTTCAGCTGGCTTGGCTTCCAGGTGCTGATGTTTCAGGACCAAACGGCGAGCGACATGGCCCGGGTAACCAAGCTGCTGGCAGACCTGAAGTACCGGAAGAGACTGGTGGAACTGATACTGGCGGACTTGAAGGACATGTTTGACGCAGGGGACCGGATGGTCCCGGAACTTCAGTCTCAGTTACTTCAGAGACTGAAACTGGTGGACCTGAAGCACCTGTTTGGGCTGCTGGAGTGCAATCTGAAGGAGTGGTCCGACGGCAGGTTCACCCCACTGAGCCGGCACCGATGCATTCGTCTGGGGCATGGCGATGCTTTCGTCTGCTGCGTCCTGAGTCACGGTGATGAGGACGTGGTCTCGGGCGTCGACGGCAAGACACTGCCCATCATCGACATCACCTCCGCTTTCAACGGAGAGCACTGCCCGGCTCTGATTGGGAAGCCCAAGGTGTTCTTCATCCAGGCCTGCCAGGGGCCTAACCTCCACACAGGATGGACTGTGGATGACCTGCCGTTTCATTGGCAGAAACCCAAGGCCGACAAAGGAAGGCAGACGAAGAAAGAACATCACCCGAATGAGGCTGATTACCTGGTTTCCAAGGCCACGGTTGCAAAGTACCCAGCATTTAGAGACGAAAACACAGGCAGCTATTTCATGCAGTCTCTGTGTAAGCAGCTTCGCATGGGATGTGCCAG GGGTGAAGATATCTTGAAGATTCTTGTCGATGTAAACGCTGACGTAAGCAAGGAAGATTTTGGTCAAAATTGCTCAGAGAAGCAGATGCTGAAGCAGATGCCTGAATTCAGAGTGACCCTGCGCCACGCCCTTGTGTTCTCGCCTTGTTTCAGGAGAGAAACATAA
- the LOC115560686 gene encoding caspase-13-like isoform X1 — MALNNAIVRNKTIIQEILSADPQFILGKVIEKELITGREYTKLNSINKGDAEDLVIKLVDILINKGRQSEFIGLLQDEKVLETYPKLEDVEWGDIGSTASSRSLSIGHGDKTVVEPRKKTGGNGGQKRNRSESEEEVTTKKPCTVEGSGNHLAGSQEVKASFKVSPTETKGRTSELILSSEQFKTEKLKDRDNIYAVMAPANRTRMALLITNVHFDKENDRDGAEKDEEDMSKLLISLGYNVERHRDLSGAEMDEAVKRFSKDPRLATTDSVFVVIMSHGVKGAIVGVHHCDGVPDQFPIDNIYKHLDTIRCPKLINKPKVIIIQACRGVDDGSAIVCDGPGSVPEQAPVVQVDAALPPHLADEVDADIEEDAIHREHKEKDMVSLLSCTADTVSYRHSQKGSFLIQHLVEIFKHHAHEDHIDELFRKVLKRFEDEPPSASVRQMAVRDRCTLTKHFYLFPRPKNQAPR; from the exons ATGGCACTCAATAACGCTATTGTACGCAACAAGACAATCATTCAAGAAATTCTATCGGCAGATCCCCAATTCATACTTGGCAAGGTGATAGAGAAAGAACTGATAACTGGCCGCGAATACACCAAACTAAACTCCATCAATAAGGGGGACGCAGAGGATCTCGTTATCAAGCTCGTGGACATACTCATTAACAAAGGAAGACAATCCGAGTTCATTGGGCTTCTGCAGGACGAGAAAGTCCTAGAAACGTATCCAAAACTTGAAGACGTGGAATGGGGAGACATTGGGTCTACCGCCTCATCGAGGAGTTTGAGTATTG GACATGGGGACAAGACGGTAGTAGAGCCAAGGAAAAAAACGGGAG GAAATGGAGGCCAGAAAAGAAACAGAAGTGAATCAGAAGAAGAAGTGACCACTAAGAAACCTTGCACGGTGGAGGGGTCAG GAAACCATTTGGCTGGATCTCAGGAGGTTAAAGCATCGTTTAAAG TTTCCCCAACAGAGACGAAGGGCAGGACCTCTGAACTCATCCTCAGCTCTGAGCAGTTCAAGACAGAGAAGCTGAAGGACAGAGACAAC ATATACGCCGTCATGGCCCCAGCCAACAGGACGCGCATGGCTCTGCTGATCACCAACGTGCACTTTGACAAAGAGAATGATCGGGATGGTGCTGAGAAAGACGAGGAGGATATGAGCAAACTGCTGATCTCACTGGGATACAACGTGGAGCGTCACAGAGACCTCAGCGGAGCG GAGATGGACGAGGCCGTCAAAAGGTTTTCTAAAGACCCCCGTCTGGCCACGACAGACTCTGTCTTTGTGGTTATCATGTCCCATGGGGTGAAGGGAGCCATTGTAGGCGTCCATCACTGCGATGGAGTCCCCGACCAGTTCCCCATTGACAATATCTACAAACACTTGGATACGATTCGTTGTCCAAAACTGATCAACAAACCCAAAGTCATCATCATCCAAGCCTGCAGAGGAG TGGATGATGGCTCTGCGATAGTCTGCGATGGGCCTGGGTCTGTCCCAGAGCAGGCCCCGGTAGTGCAGGTGGATGCGGCCCTCCCACCTCACCTGGCAGATGAAGTGGACGCAGACATCGAGGAGGATGCTATTCACAGGGAGCACAAAGAAAAAGACATGGTTTCACTTCTGTCCTGCACCGCCG ACACGGTGTCGTATAGACATTCACAGAAAGGTTCTTTTTTAATCCAACACCTTGTGGAGATCTTCAAGCACCACGCACACGAGGACCACATCGACGAACTCTTCAGAAAG GTCCTGAAGCGTTTTGAAGATGAACCACCTTCAGCG
- the LOC115560695 gene encoding caspase-3 isoform X3 encodes MLNMKTGLLDKILAFFGLCRPRKHAPETKSQKKEDKYPLTCKPTGLCLIINNENFQDGTKRSGTQKDAESLADVFSWLGFQVLMFQDQTASDMARVTKLLADLKYRKRLVELILADLKDMFDAGDRMVPELQSQLLQRLKLVDLKHLFGLLECNLKEWSDGRFTPLSRHRCIRLGHGDAFVCCVLSHGDEDVVSGVDGKTLPIIDITSAFNGEHCPALIGKPKVFFIQACQGPNLHTGWTVDDLPFHWQKPKADKGRQTKKEHHPNEADYLVSKATVAKYPAFRDENTGSYFMQSLCKQLRMGCARGEDILKILVDVNADVSKEDFGQNCSEKQMLKQMPEFRVTLRHALVFSPCFRRET; translated from the exons GGCTACTTGACAAAATCCTGGCTTTCTTCGGATTATGCCGTCCACGTAAAC ATGCTCCAGAGACCAAAAGCCAAAAGAAG GAAGACAAATATCCGTTAACCTGCAAACCCACCGGTCTCTGTTTGATCATTAACAACGAGAACTTCCAGGACGGAACTAAAAGAAGTGGAACACAGAAGGACGCCG AAAGCCTGGCCGACGTGTTCAGCTGGCTTGGCTTCCAGGTGCTGATGTTTCAGGACCAAACGGCGAGCGACATGGCCCGGGTAACCAAGCTGCTGGCAGACCTGAAGTACCGGAAGAGACTGGTGGAACTGATACTGGCGGACTTGAAGGACATGTTTGACGCAGGGGACCGGATGGTCCCGGAACTTCAGTCTCAGTTACTTCAGAGACTGAAACTGGTGGACCTGAAGCACCTGTTTGGGCTGCTGGAGTGCAATCTGAAGGAGTGGTCCGACGGCAGGTTCACCCCACTGAGCCGGCACCGATGCATTCGTCTGGGGCATGGCGATGCTTTCGTCTGCTGCGTCCTGAGTCACGGTGATGAGGACGTGGTCTCGGGCGTCGACGGCAAGACACTGCCCATCATCGACATCACCTCCGCTTTCAACGGAGAGCACTGCCCGGCTCTGATTGGGAAGCCCAAGGTGTTCTTCATCCAGGCCTGCCAGGGGCCTAACCTCCACACAGGATGGACTGTGGATGACCTGCCGTTTCATTGGCAGAAACCCAAGGCCGACAAAGGAAGGCAGACGAAGAAAGAACATCACCCGAATGAGGCTGATTACCTGGTTTCCAAGGCCACGGTTGCAAAGTACCCAGCATTTAGAGACGAAAACACAGGCAGCTATTTCATGCAGTCTCTGTGTAAGCAGCTTCGCATGGGATGTGCCAG GGGTGAAGATATCTTGAAGATTCTTGTCGATGTAAACGCTGACGTAAGCAAGGAAGATTTTGGTCAAAATTGCTCAGAGAAGCAGATGCTGAAGCAGATGCCTGAATTCAGAGTGACCCTGCGCCACGCCCTTGTGTTCTCGCCTTGTTTCAGGAGAGAAACATAA